In Malaclemys terrapin pileata isolate rMalTer1 chromosome 10, rMalTer1.hap1, whole genome shotgun sequence, the DNA window TGCGAGAATCAAACAGTCTTAAGAAAGGCTTGGGGTTACTGACTCGAAAGGGCTGGCCACAGAGAGAGGAGTGTGTGACTTCCTGGCTTTTCATCGGTTGGAGATCTGGCTTCAAATCCAGCCCTAGGTTAACAATGAATTGATGGGTCCTCCTCCTAGTTCCTAGTGGCCCAAACAACTACAAAGGTCATGATTAGTTGAACTCGTCTGAAATCAAATCTGAAATTCAACACAGATAAGTGCAAAGTGCtacagttaggaaggaaaaataaaatgcacaaatataaagtggggaataattggctaggtagGAGTGCTACCGAAAAGGAGCCAGGagtgatagtggatcacaaattgaatatgaacatACAgtggcaaaaaaggctaatatcattctggggtgtagtaACAAGAGGGTTGTAGGtaagaccagggctggctccaggcaccaggtgagcgagctggtgcttggggcggcagattgttggaggcggcattctgcccaatcctggggcagcacggccgcttttttgttgttgttgttcttgttccgctccggccgccctgtagggggcggcggcgcggagaaccagagcgccctgcagggcagtcctcttccttccctccccgccgaccggagcagagccctcgcggcaggaggcggtgcagcgggaggggctgtgtggcagtgcccccgctgtagccctggccgcccccttctctctctctcccgcccgctccttccccatccccccccacaagccggtccccctgcacctgtgctCCAGCCGcgccacagtttttttttttcttgggacggccaaaaagccagagccggccctgggtaagacacaggagataattgtctattcagcactggtgaagcctcagctggagttgtgTGTCCAATTGTGGGCAACGGGCTTTCGGAAAGATGCAAactggagggagtccagaggagagcaacacaaacgataaaaggtttaggaaacctgccctctgaagaaatattttaaaaattggtatgtttagtcttgagaaaagaagactaacgGGCACCCTAGTAATAGGCTTCAAATATgttcagggctgttataaagagaccTGTCATCGATTGTTCTTCGtctccactgaaggtagggcaagaagtaatgagttcaatctgcagcaagggagatttagctgAGCTCTTAGGGAAACGTGTCTGTTAGGATAATTACGCTCTGGAAGAGagttccaagggaggttgtgggatccctctcattggaggtttttaagaacaggttggcctAACACTGGTCTAGGTGGACTTGGCCTACCTCAGTAGAgcgggctggactagatgacctctcagggtcccttccagcgtTACATTtaaatgattctatgaaagccaattgaagtcaatggagctatgcagatttacatcaactgaggagCTGGCCTTTGGTTTCAGCTGTCATTGAACACCAGTGTGAGAATCACCATGAATCTACCGAGTCAGGCAATGATTAGGTGACCAAGGAGCAGATTCCAGTTTACCGGCCTTGTAGTGGCTTGCTCCCTTTGGTGGCTATTTCCTTTAGATGTGGCTGACGAGGGCCCTCTTTTAACCTGGCTCTTACATCTCTGCCTTTTCACTTTCGTTCCAGCTGAAAAGCCATGGCCTACCACAGCTTCCTGCTTGAACCCATCAGCTGCCACTCCTGGAATAAGGACAGAACCCGTAAGTGtacaaatcccttctcctccaggCGCACCAGCACTGTGGAGTGAAAACAGGTCACGCGGATATAACTGAGTTAGCAGAACTGGCCCATGGTATGCATGGAACATGCTGCACTGGTAAAGGTCCCATTTCCCAGGACCCAGCCTCAGAGTGCAGAGAGTGCTGAGCCGGCCTCATTGGCTTCCCTTCAGGGCTGGCTCACAAGACTGCTTCCCATGTTCTCCCcagctgccagctccccccaAATGTGCAGGCTGTGGAGACCCCTTGCATCTGGCTTTGCCAAGTGCAATGACATACTGGGCTGGGCCTATGACCTAGTCATGCTATTCATCAGAAAGAAGAGACAACGTTCATCCAGGTTCTGAGCGCCTCAAACTCGGCAGAGGGGTTTTCAAATCCGGGACCCTAACAGAGAGAGGAGGCCATTTGCAAGGTCCAGGTCCCAGTTCTGAACAGctagcctgggggtggggggacggatCCCGGAGTTTGCTTATGTCCCGTCTCTGAAGCAGTTTGTACAGAGGGATAACGCCCAGGAGCAAGTGGGTAACACATCTGGGGAGGTGTTCCAGCAAGCTCCCACTCCTCGCCTCCCCCATGGCTTCCTACCAGGAGATTGGGGTCGTGTAGGAGGAggttcagcccagcccagccggcTCAAAGAGATGATCCTGCAGCCCCGTTTACTTGGGGCCAGGTGCACCATATGTGATGTGTTGCGGGGGGCCCAGCCCCCATGGTGCAGCAATGGGCAGAATCGAGTATGTTAGTATCACAGATAAATACATTTCAAGTCAATCTGAGCTGCCCTTGTGGCCTGCCAGCAGAGCCCCTGGGCGATTGACGGTGAGTGACGCCGTGGCGCCCTGGGGTGGAGGGTATAAAAGGGCTGCAGTGACCACAGAGTGGCTCACCAGAACAAAAAGCACTTTCTTTAGGGGCAGGGGGGAATGGGCCATGCGGCTGGCTGTaggcaggatggggtgggcacaggcAGAGTGCCTGCCAGGGGGCCACCCCTCGACAGCTGGCATTCCATAGGGAACCTCCCAGCAGAACGGCTCACCCGAAGTGGGCGGAGCCTCTTCTGGTGGTGGGTGGGGCCTCTTCTGGTGGTGGGCAGGGCCTTCCTCCCACTTGCCAGTTTAACTCGGAGCTGAAACTCAACGCTGGGGGCTGCACAGCAGTGGCAGAGTGTGGCATGGATGGGCTGGGTCAGAGGAGCTTAGCTGGGACAATTCACATTCAGCTGCTCCCCTCCAGCACTAAGTCTCGCCTAGCTTCACCCAGCTGCCTCTTCCCCTTGTGCTGCTCCCCTCACATAGTTGAGGCCTGAGCAATGGAAGGCACAAGATCTAAGCTATGCTTGAATCAAGGCCTCAGACTCCCCTTCGTGTCCCTTTTATAACCTCCACCTTCCTGCGTAGAGGCCCCTGTCCACCACATGCTAGTGCCAGGTTCACCAAcacacaggcgccgactttcccGCTCCGCCCCAGTCCCCGCCCCCACGCTACTCCTTCCCTCAAGCCCCTGcaccgcctcttcctgtccctctcccccaccacccgagCACGCCCTGCCCttgttcctccccctctcctccttcatgccgcgaaacagctgatccgcagtgggcaggaggcgctaggaggaagggggaggcccTGATGGGCGGGGCCTGCTGGTGGCTGGGAGGCgctgagggatgggggaggaactgatagaggggctgccagtgggtgctgagcacccaccattttttcccccttggctgcaccagggttggagcacccacagagtcggcgtcAGCGCACCAGCACGTGTGAAGTTTCTCTCCTAGCACCTCTCTTGTCACTGTGCACAGGGATCACCCAGCCCCTCGTCACAAGGCAAGAGGGATGTTGCTTTTAGTAGCTTTCCCACAACAGCGAACTCCGTGTCCGCTGACTGTGCGCTACAAGCCGGGCTCTGACTCCAGATTCAGGGCCACCGAGCAGGCAGCAGGGGAAGGTTGAACGAGGAAGGGCTGGGGTCGCTCAGAGCGAGCCCCTTTGAAGTGTACAACTGTTCCATTGGCTCTGGTATTCGGCCGCTAGCTGCAACTGGCAGCTGTTGCTTAGacaaccccctgccctcctctcccccagcactaGTCAGGATAGAGGCTTTCCTGCCTGACCCTTGTGGGCCATAAGTGAACACCCTGAAGCTTGAGACTGGCCTCTCTCACCATGAGCTTAGCCTGACTGTACATGCTTAGACATGCTGTATTCATGGGCATCAGCTGATCCTGCTCGTCATTGGACCCCCCAGCTGCGGTACTTAACCCCGCCCCCGCTGGCGGGTCACGTAACCGCTGTTATTGTTCCCCAGAGCTTGCCATCTGCCCCAACAACCACGAGGTCCACATCTACAAGAAAGCTGGGGAAAAGTGGAACAAGGTCCATGAGCTGAAGGAGCACAACGGGCAGGTGACAGGTGAGACAACGCGTCATAGGGCCAAGGGTCCCTCTCGTCTCTTAAAGCAGTCAGGGAACACGGCTCCTAGACACAGccgcccgcgagagacggggctggagggggcagatCCCCGGCTAATGGGAGGGCTCCCTGCTTGGTAATGCACTCAGTAGGACGTGCTTGTATCTGCCGTGGGGGACGGGTGTCCTGGAGATCTTGTCTCAGCTGCAGCCAGAACCCCTCAGGCTGCATTTGGGCATCTTGCTAACTAAGCAGGGTTGGGCTGGCTCAGCCCTTAGATGGGAGCCATCCATGGAACACAGTAGTGCTGCAGGAGGTGGTGGTGTATGAGTCAGTAGGTGGCGCTCTTCCCCTTGTCACTACTGAGCCCAGAGGCCTAGCGCGgtggtagggggcgctgtgctgtctTTCAGAGGAGATGTGCAACGGAGAGCCTGACCCAGGGGCATcaaaatcccatggcactttcCACCACAGTTCTTGTACTGGCGGAATTCCCCATTGGTCTCATTCTTCACCCCCTGTACTAAACTGTTGTGTTGCTGTCTGCTgtcaaacagctgccatgttccacccagaggtggctgcatttcaggggggAGTGAAGGAATGTATATAAATTGTTAAGCAGTGAGGGATCTTGTGAAAGGAACAGGGAAAATCTAAGCGTTTGCTGTTGGGCAGAAGCAGCTGAAAGGGCCTCCCCAAGGTATAAATTGAGATGGGAGTTGCAGCTAACAGGAGAGACCGCTTTAAGCCATCATTAaaactgagctggggcagggactgtctagtGGCAGCACATTGGCGTTCAGGGCCTCACCACTCTGTCACTGCAAGGACTGGGAGAGACAGAGGCTTGGAGTGGCATTAACAGTCTCCAATTAGAACAGCGTCCATCCTTGTCCCGCCCCTGGTAGGCCTTctagagaggggggggggggaattgatccACTTCCTCAAAATCAATCAACTTGCAGCTTCCCACCCCCAAAGATCTGTGCTTTGACAGGCTGCCTGGCTGACTCATTCTAGGAGGTTGTGGCTCTGTAGCAGGAACCCCAGATCCGGCCTGGCAGCCTGGGGCACTGAACGTGAAATGGCACTAGTGAAAGGCAGGGGGGAGATTTGGaagtggaggctggcagcaggagggggaaggaaagggcaatggtgccccctgctggccattTTGTTGGTTTCTTCTCACCAGCTttccaggggggggggggcagtaaacTGATGCCGGCgatgggcctgacccaaagccctggCACCAAACACCCTGACCGCCGAGGCCCCTTAAGCCCAGCTGTGAATGTGGTGACTGGGGAGGGGCTCGAAGAGCTGGGGAGAAAGGAGTTTGGGAGCATAGACTCATAGATCttcaggccagaaggaaccatgaTGTCATCTAGGCTGCCCTCCGGCAAAGCACAGACCAGGGACCCTCCCCCagcattccctgccccagcccacgcCCTACCCACACGGCTCTCTGTGTTTCAGGCATTGACTGGGCCCCCGATAGCAACCGCATCGTGACCTGCGGGACCGACCGGAACGCCTACGTGTGGACCCTAAAGGGCAATGTCTGGAAACCCACCCTGGTTATCCTGAGGATCAACCGCGCCGCCCGCTGCGTGAAGTGGTCCCCCAAGGAGAACAAGTTTGCTGTGGGTAGCGGCTCCAGGGTCATCTCCATCTGCTATTTCGAGCAGGAGAACGACTGGTGAGTCCTGGCCCTTTGGTGCGCCAGCCTCTAGGGGAACATGCTCCCAGGGGGTAGGGCgcctctgccctgctgctgtcAGTCAGGCAGCGGGTGACCTGCTTGTCTTGTGCCCTAGGTGGGTTTGCAAGCACATCAAGAAGCCCATTCGCTCGACCGTCCTCAGCCTGGACTGGCACCCCAATAACGTCCTGCTGGCCGCCGGCGCCTGCGACTTCAAATGCAGGTGAATTAAGAGTCCCTGAGAAAACGCTGAGACCCGGGGATGGTAAGGAACAGGGGGTTCTGGAAAAGAGCAGGAAGGCTGCTCTCTAGCGGGGAGCCTTCGCCCTGGCTGGACTGACATGTTCTTTGGCGCTCCAAGGTTAGAAATGGGGCCCTGTTGGGGTTTGGGCTTGCACAGAACTGCCTCTCCCTTTGCCGTGCCCCGTCACTTTCCTCGGGGAACGCTGGCGTCACCCTCCTCCCCTGTTTATTTCTGACTAGAAGTGGGCCCTAGATCAGAGCATCCCAAGCTCTGGGGAAGCCCTGACCCTCGACTGGATCCCAGCTGTGCAGCTCAGGCCCATCGCTGGCTCTTCAGAACCAGAAACGGCGGCTGGGCAAACAGCAAAGCCGCTCATGTGAGAGTAACAAGGGACGATCATGGGACTAAAATAAAGATCCAGGGAGAAGCTGAGAGGTCGGGTTCGCCAGATCTAGGCAGGACTGGGCCCTCCAGGGGTCGGAGTGTCGTTCAGGACCTGGGTGGCGTGAGGGGAGTCTCCATGTGGCAGCAGCGCCTCCCTGGCTGATGATATCGTGGAGTGATTTCCTGCCGTAAGCATCCATCAGGGAGCTTCTGATTTGTTGTTCCCCACCCTAGGGGTGTCTCATTAGCGAtgtggcccggcccagcccagctccctggcaAAAGCTCTGTCGTCCGTGGCCCTTCATAACACAACTGGGCCTTGATCAGGAATGAGTGAGGCATGTCGGGGGCGGGAGAGAAGAGTAACTCCCCCTTCTGGGTTCTAACAACGCTCGGCACCTCTCTGGAGAGGGCCAAGGGACTCGCTTGAGGTCACACCCACCAACATTACAAACCTGGTCGCCTAACTCCTCAGCCAGGGCCCAGGCTGCTGGACTCGGCTGCTTCTCGGGCTACCAGCACCGTAGCCACCGTTCAGTCAgcgcctgcagcagcccagatctgtgcctcggttccctgTAGGATTTTCTCGGCCTACATTAAGGAAGTGGAGGAGAGGCCGTCCCCCACGCCGTGGGGCTCCAAGATGCCCTTTGGGGAGCTGATGTTTGAGTCGAGCAGCAGCTGCGGCTGGGTCCACAGCATCTGCTTCTCTGAAAGCGGCAACCGCGTGGCGTGGGTCGGCCACGACAGCACCGTCTGCCTCTGGGACGCCAACAAGAAAACGGCGTAAGTGGGACTGTTTTCTTTAACGGAGCAGCAGGTGCCAGCACACTTGCATCTCCAGTGGGGCAAACCCCAGCTCGGGGGAGAAGCCCTTGTCCGCACAGAGCAGGGAGAACCTCACTGTGAAGGGCTGAGCTGGCTGCAGGTAGCCTGGACGCTGGAGCGGCCGGGGGTTGAGGGCCTTGCTCAGCCCCATGCGCTGATCGACCCTCGGGGATACAGGGGCTCTGCCGGCAGAGGTCTGGGAACGAGCAGCAGGGTTGGGAGCGCCGGGGCCGACTGCTGAGCTGTCTGCACTTCTAgcctctgttgctgctgcagccccctctgggggcaAAAAGTGGCACAGCTGGCCAGTGCCCAGCGACGCTCGAGACTAGCCTAGGGCAGCATGCAAAGACTGAATCCAACGCCATCTCCTGCCGCTCTCCCAGCCACCTACCGACCCAGCCCGAGCCTGCCGTGCCAGGCTGCCTGGGCGAGGAAGGGAACACCCGTCACAATCCCCCTGCTAAATTGGCCCCTTTCCCTTGCTCACCCCCCGGTGCTGGAGACCAGGATGCGCTCAGCCCTCGGAAGAGCAGGCTAACCCTGGCTGCAGTCTGGCTCGTTGCTCGCGCTCTGGAAATCTGGGGGGCCTGTCGCGTTCCCTGGTGGTTCCAAGGAGGATGTGATGTGAAGCCAGAACGCTGCTCAGAGGTGCTAACCGCTCTTGGCTGCTTCTCCCTGCCTAGTGTCACCTCGTTGTCTGTGGAGACTCTGCCGTTCCTAGCGGTCACCTTCATTACCGAGAACAGCCTGGTGGCAGCGGTAAGTCTACGGCTCGCGCCGGGAAGCTGAGCGGCTGCTCTGGTGCCTGGTGGTTTTGAGCCGAACACACTGTTGGTGTTTCCCCAGGGCCACGACTGCTACCCGATGCTCTTCACCTACGACGAGAGCCAGGGCTCGCTGACCTTTGGCGGGAAGCTGGACGTCCCCAAGCAGAGCTCCCAGCGTGGCCTGACCGCTCGCGAGCGCTTCCAGAACCTGGATAAGAAAGCCAGCACCGAGACCAACAACGTCACGCTGGAAACGCTGCACAAGAACAGCATCAGGCAAGGGCTGGGTGGGGCACCGGGAGGGACCCCGCCGCACGTTAGTCCCGGAGACGGTGGGGGATGGAGCTAAGTCCAGCCAAACCCAAATCCCAGAGCTGTCTCCTCACTTCGAGGAGGTTCGGCTTCCAGTCTGACCCCGTTAGTGTGGGACTGGCTGAAGCGGAGGTTTGCACTGCAGAGCATCTCCCTGGCCGTTCTGCAGGGACAATCTGCCTCCCCTTGCTAGAGCTCACTTGCTCCATGCAGCCTTGTTAGCTGGGAGAGCCCCTGCTGGTGGCCTTCACAACTGAAGATGGTGAGTTGGGTTGCACGAGACAGAAACTTGGGCAAAGCTCTTGTTGGAGCCAGCCTTCCCGTGTGGCAGGTGGTAAAATAACCCGGAGCTTAATAAACTCTGAGTCGAACACGCCACCTTAGAAAGACTCTGTCAAATGCTGAGGCCAGGGAAGCCAAAGGGCAGCTGACTTTCCAGTGTCCATCTGTGCTCTCCAGCCAGATTTCCGTGATTGCCGGTGGCAAAGCCAAGTGTACCCAGTTCTGCACCACAGGAATGGACGGGGGGCTAAGCATCTGGGATATCAAGGTAAACAACCTACATGGAGACCGCAAGGAGAAAGCTGGGTTCTCTCTGTTGGAAGGTGCTCGGGAAACGTTATATTGTAACAAAAGCTTCCATTTCACGTCACGCTCGCGTCCCCAGCGTCCCACTGATTTGCAGTTCTGCGACCCCCAAATGCCTGGGAGCTACCGCTCAGCACCGGACACTGCTTGCAGGCCAGTCCTGGTACTGAGAGCACATACCTTTACCTAGCACTACACTATCCAGACTCACAAAGCCACGCGCGGTTCCCCAAGGCAGTGCTGGGAGCTGACGGCACTGAACGCTGGCTGTTTGCTGGTGCAGGCATATCGCTACTCATTGTTATTGCCACTCTCTGCTGCCATTGGCTAGCTCCAGGGGGATGTGTGTCCACAGGAGGCTATTTCCTCACCTTCATACCCCAGAACCCGGATCAGCTTTTCAACCTTTTCTTCTGTTGAAAGCTATTCAGCATGCCCGAGGGAGTGTTCCACGCCGGTGCTGCGCCCATCACAGCCACTCACATGAGCACAGATTGAGTCCTTGTGTAATAAACGCTGCTTGGAATGGGATCAGACATGCCGCCGAGCCCTTGGCTCACCTTGTGCGACTCCACCCATTCCGTCACAGCTAGTAACATTCGGCAGAGACATTCTGTCCATGCTTTGACCTACCCAGATAGTTCTCCAGGCTAGGGGGGAATATTCCCGggatggtatttttaaaattcagcctGATCAAAGGGAAATTTAGAACCCGACACTAGCCCCTCTGATTAGAGGATCCTGCAAAAGAAATGGACACACCCAACTGGCTCTGTCAGACAGTTGACTTGAACAGCCCTTTGGAGCAATGGAGAGCTGTAAACGCTAAGCGCCACAGAAAAGCATGCCATGTCCTCttgctggggtgaggggagggggtaaAGAAGGGGCTGCTTGGGGAATGCTAAATGCATACTAGCTTGTATTTTTACATGGctggacacagggccggctctggcttttttgccaccccaggcaaaaaagcctcccactgcccccccccccccccccgccctcccctccacggggagcgtggcaggggagggcgccgaacccggccggggccctgctctctcggactggccagagcgccagggggagggcggcgagcccaccacagctccgctctccctggcggccggagcgccgcagggagggtggcgagcccagtcgcggccccgccccaagcacatgcttggtgggctggtgcctggagccggcctggcTGGACACAATGTCTATCTATTTCCCCCCCCAGCATAAAACAAATACCAGCTGTGGTCTACATCCAGTTTTTGCAGTTTCGGCATGTCCACACCAAATCACACCCTTAGTGGTAGAAAGATGTTCTATAGAAATGTGGCTCAGTCCCCTTCCCATCTGGAATCAGTTACACCGGGACAACTGTGTCTACATTAGCGGGTGGTGTTGTAACACTAACTCTAGCAATACCGTTAAAGCAGCAGCTCGTGTGGGTCGACAAGGCTTACGAGATGAGGTCACAGAGGGCCCTGCATTAGAGAGGTGACTGGTTGAGAGGCAAGGAGTCTGCTGCAAGAAGCAGGCATATTTCCATGGCTTGTGCTTGCACTCTGGCCGAGCAAGCCAGCCCCCTAATTTGCAGTGGCCAGGCTGCCCAGACTGTGCTCTCACACACCCGGAGAAAAGTGCTTGTTGGAAATCTCTGTTGTTTTCCTCGTAGAGCCTGGAGTCCGCACTGAAGGATCTCAAGATCAAGTGACGGAGCCTGTCGGGAAAGGCCATTTGCAGCACCGCCAGCCTCGCTCTCTTATTCCAattctgcttgcttttttttcCTGTAAGATGTTGAGTTCAGATCAAGACGACTGATAGTTGCAGATACACATCTCCCCTGGCAGCGGTACAACTGCCTGGGCTCAAAGGCACTTGGGAGACTTGTCAGCTGAAGTAAATTAAGTACAAAGAAATTAAGTAGTATTTTTAAgacttttttacattttaaaacaatgcaCCTATGCTGGTCATAAATTgcttaaagaaacagaaaataaagtgTCTTTTTCATGTAAATCCAGCGGCTGCTTTCTTTCGAATATATATTGAGGTCAGTGTCACTGTTAAGTTCTCCCCAAGGTAGCAGATATCATGGGGGAGTCTCCTAGTGCTGTCTCTGCGTCTGTTTCACACCTCAGAACCACTTCCTGTTTCAAACAATTGCTGCACTGACGCCTGGCACCCTTTATTGCCAGAACAGAAACAGCTTTTGCCTGGGAGGGGTTCTGCCCATGCCTGCCTCAGCCATGTACAGCCCCACCCAGTCTGCTCCAAGAGAAGCAGGTTTCCCAACCTGCGATGTTGCTGCCCTGGTTTCATAACTCTACCTGCAAACATGGGACCCAAAGCTTGCACCTCCACGGTGCCATCCTCGTGGTTGAGTTCAGCGCAGCTTCCAGACAGGTGGGGGCTTTTCAAAGATGCAAGTAATAAGCCATGGTGTGTGGCACCTTATCTTTCCAAAACCCTTAAAGATACAAGGGGATAAAGATGGAAGAAAAAAAGATCGTCCCCATTGGATTTTAACCAGTCGTGTCCACTTCTAAATGTCTCCTTCTCATTTATACAGACTTCCAAGGATCACGTTCTGGCACCCAGCTAGGGGACAACTCTCTCCCGGTAGCACAGTGGCATTTTTGATTGTTGGAGTTTACATCCCCAGTGTGTGTGATCACAGGCGGTTCTGAGACACACTTATGAGAAAGGTGTTTAACATGGGAGACTCGATGTAGATCAGATTATCAGACACTGATCAAACCTTTATGGATACAAACATTCAAGTCAGAGCTTTCCATGATAAATACGccctcttttccctcctcccagaAACCTCACACTAACCCTCCCAATTCTGAAAGGTGTAACAGTCCAGGGTTAGCTTTATCCACATTGAAGAGGACATGGATTGAAAGAAGTTAGAGGACAATTATCCCCTTCCACTAGGCTAGCCAACTGTGTGTGTAGAGCAGATCTAATGAGATGTCCACCAGACCCAAGCAGGGAAAGTGCGTTACCTTCAGGCTGTAGCTGTTGGTACAGTTCAGATGCTCCAGTCAGACTTGTCCTATTGGCTCCATTTTGACAGTGCAAGCGGCACAAAGTGCCAGGAAAGCAGAGCAAAACAGAGCCATGAAATAGCAAGTCACCATCATAGCTCACAGGTACGGGGCATCTCCCACAAGTTGTAACCGGAAACCCCACAGAAGCACACCCGGTGCCCATGAGATTTCATGCTGACAGGCACAAAAGACAAGGGCAAAGCGTTTAcgataatttaaattttaatcagCCAAATATACAAgtttgggttggtttgtttttaatttattgagtTTTTCTTTTTACCTGGGTTTTGGTACAATCAATGAAGGCTTTGCTTTAAACAAAGGATGATGTGGTTAAAAACTGACACTATCCCTAGtcagaggagagaaaaaaggagggaaaagggggggggggggaggagggtgaaaatGGGAATGAACAGCACTCCAGAAAAACAGCCCTGAAGTGAGGCTTCCAGACTATTCTTACAACACTCTGCAGCTCGATTTCACGGGCTGTTTGCAGAAGTGGGTCCTGACGATACACCCCCCCGACCTTTGGGTTTTCATCAAGATTACCgaccccatgccccacccccaagcTGACAGAAAAATCTAGGTTTTGTGATCTAATATATGAagcatttcccctcccaccttgctCCCCTACCCTGCCCCTAATGTGTTCTCAGTCctaaaaacagcaaaaacattCAGGTTTCCAAACTGTTACACAGAGAAGTGCTGTTCAGCACGGTTCTGCCCTGAAGATAGcagctgccccccccaacccaaaaTGGAATTCTGTGCCAAGATGAAGACGAACACACTGTCAGTGTCTCTTGGAGGTGAATTTGACTTCGATGTTGCAGTACACCCTATGTGGTATGCAACATGGCAGAGTTCCTGGCAGGCACCAGGCAGAGTTCCCTGGAATTCTTCCTCCTGCATGTCCTGTGCTTATTTGTTAAGGGATAGTGATTGCAGTCTTTTGCCTGCCACAGACGCGTCATCTTTTgctgtgggagtgggaggggagaaagaaaagagagagacttgTCAATGTTTCCAGATGCAGGTGGGGAATTGGTGCTGTCTCGGTGGCCCTAGAGACAGAGCTCCATTTAGCCACACTAGACGTATAACAGCTTAGCAAGTTTCCCTCTGCCACCCCCCTGCTTAGATGCTAAAATTCCTGGTGGGCCCACATCCCGAGTGAAAGGAGAATGCCATCTCTACGGTCCATCCTGACCCTGG includes these proteins:
- the ARPC1B gene encoding actin-related protein 2/3 complex subunit 1B, producing MAYHSFLLEPISCHSWNKDRTQLAICPNNHEVHIYKKAGEKWNKVHELKEHNGQVTGIDWAPDSNRIVTCGTDRNAYVWTLKGNVWKPTLVILRINRAARCVKWSPKENKFAVGSGSRVISICYFEQENDWWVCKHIKKPIRSTVLSLDWHPNNVLLAAGACDFKCRIFSAYIKEVEERPSPTPWGSKMPFGELMFESSSSCGWVHSICFSESGNRVAWVGHDSTVCLWDANKKTAVTSLSVETLPFLAVTFITENSLVAAGHDCYPMLFTYDESQGSLTFGGKLDVPKQSSQRGLTARERFQNLDKKASTETNNVTLETLHKNSISQISVIAGGKAKCTQFCTTGMDGGLSIWDIKSLESALKDLKIK